The Capsicum annuum cultivar UCD-10X-F1 unplaced genomic scaffold, UCD10Xv1.1 ctg4075, whole genome shotgun sequence genome has a segment encoding these proteins:
- the LOC107871568 gene encoding secreted RxLR effector protein 161-like: protein MEKGKAHGTPMSPSTSIDLDLSRKDIDEKMYRGIRSLLYLTASRPDIMFSVCKYASFQSTSKDSHLTDGKRFIRDLIETQDFGLWYPCSSHFDLVGCSDANFAGDKNDRISTNGICLILGDALISWHSKKQTLVALSTIEAEYIAVRSCGTQILWIVHKRLDFDLSFEFAPIMCDST, encoded by the coding sequence ATGGAAAAAGGGAAGGCACATGGAACACCTATGAGCCCATCCACAAGCATTGATTTAGACTTATCTAGAAAAGACATTGATGAAAAAATGTACAGAGGAATCAGATCTTTACTCTACCTGACTGCAAGTCGACCAGACATTATGTTTAGTGTGTGTAAATATGCTAGTTTCCAGTCGACTTCCAAGGATTCTCATCTAACTGATGGCAAACGATTCATCCGAGACCTTATAGAAACTCAAGACTTTGGTCTATGGTATCCCTGCTCCTCACATTTTGATCTAGTTGGTTGTTCAGATGCTAATTTTGCAGGAgataaaaatgatagaataagcactaATGGAATATGTCTGATTCTTGGTGATGCCCTTATCTCATGGCATAGCAAGAAGCAAACTTTAGTTGCTCTCTCAACCATTGAAGCTGAATACATAGCTGTCAGAAGTTGTGGCACTCAAATCTTATGGATTGTGCATAAACGTCTTGATTTTGACTTATCTTTTGAATTTGCTCCTATTATGTGTGATAGCACAA